In Campylobacter sp. VBCF_01 NA2, one DNA window encodes the following:
- the rplK gene encoding 50S ribosomal protein L11, protein MAKKVVGEIKLQIAATKANPSPPVGPALGQKGVNIMEFCKAFNERTKDMAGYNIPVVITVYADKSFTFITKQPPATDLIKKAAKIDKGSDNPLKKKVATLTKAQVLEIVEKKIADLNTNDREQAARIIAGSARSMGITIVD, encoded by the coding sequence ATGGCTAAGAAAGTTGTTGGTGAGATTAAATTACAAATCGCCGCTACAAAAGCAAATCCAAGTCCGCCAGTTGGTCCAGCTTTGGGTCAAAAAGGCGTAAATATTATGGAATTTTGTAAAGCATTTAACGAGCGCACAAAAGATATGGCAGGTTATAATATCCCTGTTGTTATTACTGTTTATGCTGATAAAAGCTTTACATTTATCACAAAACAACCACCTGCGACAGATTTGATTAAAAAAGCAGCTAAAATCGACAAAGGTTCAGACAATCCTTTGAAGAAAAAAGTTGCGACTTTAACAAAAGCGCAAGTTTTGGAAATCGTTGAGAAAAAAATCGCTGATTTAAATACCAACGATCGCGAACAAGCAGCTAGAATCATTGCTGGTTCTGCACGCTCTATGGGTATTACCATAGTAGATTAA
- the nusG gene encoding transcription termination/antitermination protein NusG, whose product MAHKWYAIQTYAGSEMAVKNAIEALKADEMLADKIGEVLVPTEDVIEVKNTKQTIKERSLYPGYCFANLDLDTTLWHRIQILPKVSRFIGEAKKPSPLLEKDIAIILEKINNRQAPKPKINFDEGETVRIIDGPFANFNGIVEEYDMLHGKLRLNVSIFGRSTPIEISYSQVEKII is encoded by the coding sequence ATGGCACATAAATGGTATGCAATTCAGACTTATGCTGGCAGTGAAATGGCAGTAAAAAATGCTATCGAAGCTCTAAAAGCTGATGAGATGCTTGCAGATAAAATCGGTGAGGTTTTAGTTCCCACAGAAGATGTTATCGAGGTCAAAAACACAAAACAAACTATCAAAGAGAGAAGTTTATATCCTGGATATTGTTTTGCAAATTTAGATTTAGACACTACTTTGTGGCATAGAATTCAAATTTTGCCAAAAGTTAGTCGCTTTATCGGCGAGGCTAAAAAACCTTCTCCTTTATTGGAAAAAGATATTGCAATAATTCTTGAAAAAATCAATAATCGTCAAGCACCAAAACCAAAAATCAATTTTGATGAGGGCGAGACTGTTAGAATTATCGATGGACCATTTGCGAATTTTAATGGTATTGTCGAAGAGTATGATATGCTTCACGGCAAGCTTAGATTAAATGTTTCTATCTTTGGTAGAAGCACGCCGATTGAAATTTCATATTCACAAGTTGAAAAGATAATTTAA
- the secE gene encoding preprotein translocase subunit SecE, with product MEKIKEYYRQARIELDKVIFPTKEQTRTAYISVVVVVVVIALFLALVDFLMSTAITA from the coding sequence ATGGAAAAAATTAAAGAATATTATAGACAAGCAAGAATAGAATTAGATAAGGTAATTTTTCCAACAAAAGAGCAAACAAGAACTGCTTATATTTCAGTAGTTGTTGTGGTTGTGGTCATAGCGTTATTTTTGGCTTTGGTAGATTTTCTAATGTCTACTGCAATTACTGCATAG
- the rpmG gene encoding 50S ribosomal protein L33, with the protein MAKNSSRVKIGLKCSECGDINYSTYKNSKTTTEKLELKKYCPRLKKHTLHKEVKLK; encoded by the coding sequence ATGGCAAAAAATTCAAGTAGAGTAAAAATTGGTCTAAAATGTTCTGAGTGCGGAGATATCAATTACAGCACTTATAAAAACAGCAAAACAACAACAGAAAAATTGGAACTTAAAAAATACTGCCCTAGATTAAAAAAACACACACTTCACAAGGAAGTTAAGCTTAAATAA
- the tuf gene encoding elongation factor Tu — MAKEKFTRNKPHVNIGTIGHVDHGKTTLTAAISAVLSRRGLAELKDYDNIDNAPEEKERGITIATSHIEYETESRHYAHVDCPGHADYVKNMITGAAQMDGAILVVSAADGPMPQTREHILLSRQVGVPYIVVFLNKTDMVDDPELLELVEMEVRELLNEYNFPGDDTPIVAGSALQALEEAKAGNDGEWSAKIMDLMNAVDSYIPTPTRDTDKDFLMPIEDIFSISGRGTVVTGRIEKGVVKVGDTIEIVGLKPTQTTTVTGVEMFRKEMDQGEAGDNVGVLLRGTKKEEVERGMVLCKPKSITPHTKFEGEVYILTKEEGGRHTPFFNNYRPQFYVRTTDVTGSITLPAGTEMVMPGDNVKITVELIAPVALEQGTRFAIREGGRTVGSGVVSNIIA; from the coding sequence ATGGCTAAAGAAAAATTTACTCGTAACAAGCCACACGTAAACATTGGTACTATTGGTCACGTCGATCATGGTAAAACTACTTTGACAGCTGCTATTTCTGCTGTTCTTTCTAGAAGAGGTCTTGCTGAGCTTAAAGATTACGACAATATCGATAATGCTCCTGAGGAAAAAGAGCGCGGTATCACTATCGCTACATCTCACATTGAGTATGAAACAGAGTCTCGCCACTATGCTCACGTTGATTGCCCAGGCCACGCTGACTATGTTAAAAACATGATTACTGGTGCTGCTCAAATGGACGGCGCTATCCTAGTTGTTTCAGCAGCTGATGGTCCTATGCCACAAACAAGAGAGCACATCTTGCTATCTCGCCAAGTTGGTGTTCCATACATCGTTGTTTTCCTAAACAAAACTGATATGGTTGATGATCCTGAGCTTCTAGAACTAGTTGAAATGGAAGTTAGAGAGCTTCTAAATGAATACAACTTCCCAGGCGATGATACTCCAATCGTAGCTGGTTCAGCACTTCAAGCTCTTGAAGAGGCAAAAGCTGGTAACGACGGCGAGTGGTCAGCAAAAATCATGGATCTTATGAACGCTGTTGATAGCTATATCCCAACTCCAACTCGTGACACTGATAAAGATTTCTTGATGCCAATCGAAGATATCTTCTCAATCTCAGGTCGTGGTACAGTTGTAACTGGTAGAATCGAAAAAGGTGTTGTTAAAGTAGGCGACACAATCGAAATCGTTGGTCTTAAACCAACTCAAACAACAACAGTTACTGGCGTTGAGATGTTTAGAAAAGAGATGGATCAAGGCGAAGCTGGCGATAATGTCGGTGTATTGCTAAGAGGAACTAAAAAAGAAGAAGTTGAGAGAGGTATGGTTCTATGCAAACCAAAATCAATCACTCCTCACACAAAATTCGAAGGTGAAGTTTATATTCTAACAAAAGAGGAAGGCGGACGCCACACTCCTTTCTTTAACAATTATAGACCACAATTCTATGTTAGAACAACAGATGTTACTGGCTCAATCACTCTACCTGCTGGCACAGAGATGGTTATGCCTGGTGATAATGTTAAAATCACAGTTGAGCTTATCGCTCCTGTTGCTCTTGAACAAGGAACAAGATTCGCTATCCGTGAGGGTGGTAGAACTGTTGGTTCAGGTGTTGTTTCAAACATCATTGCATAA